A region of Kiritimatiellales bacterium DNA encodes the following proteins:
- a CDS encoding polyprenol monophosphomannose synthase: protein MSDTLIVIPTYNERDNIRTIAPAVFECSPDVHILFVDDNSPDGTGIIADELAAGDARIHVMHRQEKNGLGRAYIAGFKWALANEYQFIFEMDSDFSHNPADIPRFRAAALDADLVLGSRYKNGVRIINWPLRRLFLSRGAGVYVRLVTGMPFTDPTGGYKCFRRAVLEKIDLEKIESNGYSFQVEVTHTAWMMGFRIVEVPIVFEERRSGASKMSKKIIFEALWMVWKLLAYSGFRRYPPKKS, encoded by the coding sequence GTGAGTGATACTTTAATTGTTATTCCAACGTATAACGAACGCGACAATATCCGGACCATTGCACCGGCTGTGTTTGAGTGTTCTCCTGATGTACATATTCTCTTTGTAGATGATAATTCCCCGGACGGCACCGGCATAATTGCTGACGAACTGGCCGCCGGCGATGCGCGCATTCATGTGATGCACCGTCAGGAAAAGAACGGACTCGGCCGTGCATATATTGCCGGATTCAAATGGGCGCTTGCCAATGAGTATCAGTTCATTTTCGAAATGGATTCCGATTTTTCTCACAATCCGGCGGACATTCCCCGTTTTCGTGCCGCTGCACTGGACGCCGATCTGGTGCTTGGATCGCGTTATAAAAACGGCGTGCGGATTATTAACTGGCCGTTGCGCCGGTTGTTTCTCAGTCGCGGCGCCGGAGTTTATGTCCGGCTTGTCACCGGCATGCCGTTTACGGATCCGACCGGCGGTTATAAGTGTTTCCGGCGCGCCGTGCTGGAGAAAATCGACCTCGAAAAAATTGAATCGAACGGGTATTCATTTCAGGTCGAAGTGACACATACCGCATGGATGATGGGTTTTCGCATCGTTGAAGTTCCAATTGTTTTTGAAGAACGCCGGTCCGGTGCATCCAAAATGTCGAAAAAAATAATCTTTGAAGCGCTCTGGATGGTCTGGAAACTGCTGGCATATTCCGGATTCCGCCGTTATCCGCCGAAAAAATCATGA
- the fabF gene encoding beta-ketoacyl-ACP synthase II, which produces MKRRNVVITGMGAVTPIGNNLEEFWEGLKTGRSGGARITKVENVDAFTTTIGAEVKDFNPELYFSKKEARKMDPFSQYGLAASIMAIQHSGLDFTREDCERIGVIVSTGIGGLQIMEASQDIYRERGPSRLSPFIIPTMITNIIAGQIAIQFGLKGPNFCVTSACASGTHSIGEALRIIQHGEADVMIAGGTEGPMTPLGLGGFCALRALTSRNDDPARASRPFDLNRDGFLMGEGAGVIVLETEEHAKARGATIYCELAGYGRTCDGYHITAPAQDGDQAARGMRLAFEDAGLQAADVDYINAHGTSTSLNDKGETGAIKKALGEELARKVLVSSTKSMTGHLLGAAGGVEAIACAMALREGIIPPTINYETPDPDCDLDYVPNTARKADINVALSNSLGFGGHNATLCFKKV; this is translated from the coding sequence ATGAAACGTCGTAACGTTGTAATTACAGGCATGGGTGCGGTGACGCCGATCGGCAACAACCTCGAAGAGTTCTGGGAAGGACTCAAAACCGGACGTTCCGGCGGTGCGCGGATTACTAAAGTCGAAAATGTGGACGCATTCACCACGACCATCGGCGCCGAAGTAAAAGATTTTAATCCCGAGCTCTATTTCTCCAAAAAAGAGGCCCGGAAAATGGATCCGTTTTCACAGTACGGACTCGCCGCATCCATCATGGCGATTCAGCACTCCGGACTCGATTTTACCAGAGAAGACTGTGAGCGCATTGGCGTCATTGTCAGCACCGGAATCGGCGGGCTGCAAATCATGGAAGCCTCGCAGGATATCTACCGCGAACGCGGTCCAAGCCGGCTGTCGCCGTTCATAATTCCGACCATGATCACCAACATCATTGCCGGACAGATCGCCATTCAGTTCGGACTCAAAGGCCCGAACTTCTGCGTTACCAGCGCGTGTGCCTCCGGTACGCACTCCATCGGTGAAGCGCTGCGCATCATTCAACACGGCGAAGCCGACGTTATGATCGCCGGCGGAACCGAAGGCCCGATGACGCCGCTCGGACTCGGCGGATTCTGCGCACTCCGCGCGCTTACCTCGCGTAACGATGATCCGGCGCGCGCATCGCGTCCATTCGATCTCAACCGCGACGGATTCCTCATGGGTGAAGGCGCCGGTGTCATTGTACTTGAAACCGAAGAGCACGCCAAAGCGCGCGGAGCAACAATCTACTGCGAACTCGCCGGCTACGGCCGCACCTGCGATGGATATCATATCACCGCACCGGCCCAGGACGGGGATCAGGCCGCACGCGGAATGCGTCTGGCATTCGAGGACGCCGGGCTGCAGGCTGCAGATGTTGATTACATTAATGCGCACGGAACCAGCACGTCGCTCAACGACAAAGGCGAAACCGGCGCCATCAAAAAAGCGCTCGGAGAAGAGCTCGCGCGCAAAGTTCTGGTCAGTTCAACCAAATCAATGACGGGACATCTGCTCGGCGCCGCCGGCGGTGTTGAAGCCATCGCCTGTGCAATGGCGCTCAGAGAAGGCATCATTCCGCCGACCATCAACTACGAGACGCCGGATCCGGATTGTGATCTCGACTACGTTCCGAACACTGCCCGCAAAGCTGACATCAACGTTGCGCTCAGCAACTCCCTCGGCTTCGGCGGACACAATGCGACACTTTGTTTCAAAAAAGTGTAA
- the acpP gene encoding acyl carrier protein → MALEDKVKDIIVEQLGVNADQVTPEASFIEDLGADSLDTVELVMAFEEEFGAEIPDEDAEKLTSVGAVIDYLKSKGLGE, encoded by the coding sequence ATGGCACTTGAAGATAAAGTAAAAGATATTATCGTTGAACAGCTTGGCGTAAACGCTGATCAGGTCACACCGGAAGCTTCTTTCATTGAAGACCTCGGCGCAGACTCTCTCGACACCGTTGAGCTCGTTATGGCTTTCGAAGAAGAATTCGGTGCAGAAATTCCGGATGAAGATGCTGAAAAGCTGACATCGGTCGGTGCTGTAATCGACTACCTGAAATCCAAAGGTCTCGGCGAGTAA
- the fabG gene encoding 3-oxoacyl-[acyl-carrier-protein] reductase — translation MGQFDGKVALVTGAARGLGQAIALKLAAGGADLALCDLNAEWLEETAGKVKALGRRGAGYGVNVASAEGTEAVVKEIEKDFGKIDILVNNAGITKDGLLMRMSEADWDAVMDVNLKGMFLVTKAAMRGMMKQRYGNIINIASVVGIIGNAGQANYSASKGGVIAFTKTVARELASRNIRCNAVAPGFIRTKMTDALPEEVKNKMLSNIPLGRFGEPEEVANVVAFLADDVSSYVTGQVISTCGGMVM, via the coding sequence ATGGGACAGTTTGACGGGAAAGTGGCATTGGTGACCGGCGCCGCGCGCGGGCTGGGTCAGGCGATTGCATTGAAACTTGCCGCCGGTGGCGCCGATCTGGCGTTGTGCGATCTGAACGCGGAGTGGCTGGAGGAGACTGCTGGAAAAGTGAAAGCGCTTGGCCGGCGCGGTGCAGGCTACGGCGTAAATGTGGCTTCCGCCGAAGGCACCGAAGCGGTCGTGAAAGAGATTGAAAAGGATTTTGGTAAAATTGATATTCTCGTGAACAACGCCGGAATCACAAAAGACGGTCTGCTGATGCGTATGAGCGAAGCGGACTGGGATGCCGTAATGGATGTGAACCTGAAGGGCATGTTCCTGGTCACTAAAGCGGCGATGCGCGGCATGATGAAGCAGCGCTACGGAAATATCATCAACATTGCCTCTGTGGTCGGCATCATCGGCAATGCCGGTCAGGCAAATTATTCTGCAAGCAAAGGCGGCGTGATTGCGTTTACCAAAACGGTAGCACGTGAGCTGGCCAGCCGTAATATCCGCTGCAACGCGGTGGCGCCCGGATTTATTCGCACGAAAATGACGGATGCACTTCCGGAGGAAGTGAAAAACAAGATGCTCTCAAATATTCCGCTGGGACGCTTCGGAGAGCCCGAAGAAGTGGCCAATGTGGTCGCATTCCTTGCGGATGACGTTTCAAGTTATGTCACCGGTCAGGTGATTTCAACTTGCGGCGGAATGGTTATGTAA
- the fabD gene encoding ACP S-malonyltransferase, with translation MKRAILFPGQGSQFVGMGRDFYDALPECKALFEKANEVLGYDITAICFDGPEDELKKSHHTQPAIFTVSAAALQALRLKKPNLTFDYAAGHSLGEWGALYAAGVISFEDTLRVLKARGEFIQTACEVNPGAMLAVINLDRATLEKIAGEADVTLANINSPEQIVLSGTVEGIAAAETLCKEAGAKRALPLPVAGAFHSPLMQPAADQMAEFLKDIPLAEPRIPVLSNVTGKPHGDLELLRDHMIKQITGSVRWVECMQWLAGSGVQEAVECGPGRVLAGLMKRIDKTVVISNIGVISDLDA, from the coding sequence ATGAAGAGAGCCATTTTATTTCCAGGGCAGGGTTCGCAGTTTGTCGGTATGGGCAGAGACTTTTATGATGCACTGCCGGAATGCAAAGCGCTTTTCGAAAAAGCCAATGAAGTGCTCGGTTATGATATCACCGCCATTTGCTTTGACGGCCCCGAGGACGAGCTGAAAAAATCGCATCATACTCAACCGGCCATTTTCACGGTCAGCGCTGCCGCGCTTCAAGCGCTGCGGCTTAAAAAGCCGAACCTCACCTTTGATTATGCCGCCGGTCACAGCCTCGGCGAGTGGGGCGCGCTGTACGCCGCCGGCGTTATTTCTTTTGAGGACACACTGCGCGTGCTGAAAGCACGCGGGGAATTTATTCAGACGGCATGCGAAGTGAATCCCGGTGCGATGCTGGCGGTGATTAATCTCGACCGCGCAACACTGGAAAAAATCGCCGGCGAAGCGGACGTAACGCTGGCGAACATTAATTCGCCGGAGCAGATTGTGCTTTCCGGAACAGTGGAAGGCATTGCAGCAGCAGAAACGCTCTGCAAAGAAGCCGGTGCAAAACGCGCACTGCCGCTGCCGGTTGCCGGCGCATTTCATTCGCCACTGATGCAGCCGGCTGCCGACCAGATGGCAGAGTTTTTAAAGGATATTCCGCTGGCGGAGCCGCGCATCCCGGTGCTTTCAAATGTGACCGGTAAGCCGCATGGTGATCTGGAATTGCTGCGTGATCATATGATTAAGCAGATTACCGGATCGGTGCGCTGGGTGGAATGCATGCAGTGGCTTGCAGGAAGCGGTGTGCAGGAGGCAGTAGAGTGCGGCCCCGGCAGGGTGCTTGCCGGATTGATGAAGCGTATTGACAAAACCGTTGTGATTTCTAACATAGGCGTAATTTCTGATCTGGACGCATAA
- a CDS encoding beta-ketoacyl-ACP synthase III: MNPANNTALRTVSIIGTGMYVPEKTVTNDDLSKIVDTSDEWIFTRTGMRERRIAAPEQATSDLAAGAARAALDDAGVAADEVDLLIVATLSPDMFFPSTACFVQEKIGAKNAYCYDLGAACSGSLYALETAKNAIAAGAANTALVIGAEKMSTFIDWEDRNTCVLFGDGAGAAVLRATGAKRGIMPGTFGSDGSLAHLLLTPGGGSRTPISHAMIDRKEHYLKMEGREVFKHAVMQMTASVTETLKKNNLTTDEIALFIAHQANARIVDAIGKRLHVEDRMFLNVEKYANTSAAALLIALHEAVSAGKIKTGDLALLVAFGGGFTWGANIVEWTKS; this comes from the coding sequence GTGAATCCAGCGAATAACACAGCTTTGCGTACGGTCTCGATTATCGGAACCGGCATGTATGTTCCGGAGAAAACCGTCACGAACGACGATCTTTCAAAAATTGTCGATACCTCCGACGAATGGATTTTTACGCGCACCGGCATGCGCGAGCGCCGGATTGCCGCGCCGGAACAGGCAACGTCGGATCTCGCCGCCGGTGCCGCACGCGCTGCGCTGGACGATGCGGGGGTCGCGGCGGATGAAGTTGATCTGCTGATTGTCGCCACGCTGTCGCCGGATATGTTTTTCCCGAGCACGGCCTGTTTTGTGCAGGAAAAAATCGGTGCAAAAAACGCATACTGTTATGATCTTGGCGCCGCCTGTTCCGGTTCACTCTACGCGCTGGAAACGGCAAAAAACGCCATTGCCGCCGGTGCGGCAAACACAGCGCTCGTTATCGGCGCTGAAAAAATGAGTACGTTTATTGACTGGGAAGACCGCAACACCTGCGTGCTGTTCGGCGACGGCGCCGGCGCGGCGGTTCTGCGCGCCACCGGCGCTAAACGCGGCATTATGCCCGGCACATTCGGTTCCGACGGTTCACTCGCGCATCTCCTGTTAACGCCCGGCGGCGGATCTCGTACGCCGATTTCGCACGCGATGATTGACCGCAAAGAGCACTATCTGAAGATGGAAGGCCGCGAAGTATTTAAACATGCGGTGATGCAAATGACGGCCTCAGTCACTGAAACGCTTAAAAAAAACAATTTGACCACAGACGAGATCGCATTATTTATTGCACACCAGGCGAATGCACGGATTGTTGATGCCATTGGCAAGCGTCTGCATGTGGAAGACCGCATGTTTTTGAATGTTGAAAAATATGCCAATACTTCGGCGGCGGCACTGCTGATTGCACTGCACGAAGCGGTAAGCGCCGGAAAAATCAAAACCGGCGACCTCGCGCTGCTGGTAGCATTCGGCGGCGGTTTCACCTGGGGCGCAAATATTGTGGAATGGACGAAATCATGA
- the plsX gene encoding phosphate acyltransferase PlsX, with protein sequence MRIAIDAMGGDFAPRELVKGAVEAARGLPKVEKLFLIGDETAIKAELAQYGETPACIEVRHASQVVEMNDSPALTLRRKRDSSIMRAVEMVSDGEADAIFSAGNTGAAVAASTLRLRTLSNVDRPAIATVMPSLKNPFVLLDAGATPDCTGRMLVEFAVMGNIYAKKILNIPNPTVGLLSIGEEDAKGNKNTKEAFQLLENSPLNFIGNVESRDLFDGDVDVAVCDGFVGNVVLKTGESVAHTMKQWLTESFSSTLLRRVGAGILKAAGAFKEIRVKTDSESSGGAPLLGVNGICIIGHGSSSSYAVYNAIRVSIDAAERNVNGLIQEEITRIFANSESSE encoded by the coding sequence ATGCGTATTGCAATTGATGCCATGGGCGGCGATTTTGCTCCCCGCGAACTTGTAAAAGGAGCCGTGGAAGCGGCTCGCGGTCTTCCCAAGGTTGAAAAGCTTTTTCTGATCGGCGACGAAACGGCGATCAAAGCGGAGCTGGCACAGTACGGCGAAACGCCGGCATGCATCGAAGTCCGGCATGCATCACAGGTTGTCGAAATGAACGATTCTCCGGCGCTGACGCTGCGCCGGAAGAGAGATTCATCGATTATGCGTGCAGTGGAAATGGTGAGCGACGGCGAAGCGGATGCTATTTTTTCTGCCGGCAACACCGGTGCCGCCGTCGCAGCGAGCACGCTCCGGCTGCGCACACTCAGCAATGTGGATCGTCCGGCCATTGCCACCGTGATGCCGTCGCTCAAAAATCCGTTTGTACTGTTAGATGCCGGCGCGACTCCGGACTGCACCGGCAGAATGCTGGTTGAATTTGCGGTGATGGGCAATATCTACGCGAAAAAAATTCTGAATATTCCCAACCCTACCGTCGGACTGCTGAGCATCGGCGAAGAGGATGCAAAGGGAAATAAAAATACAAAAGAGGCATTTCAGCTTCTTGAAAATTCACCGCTCAATTTTATAGGGAATGTAGAAAGCCGCGACTTGTTTGACGGCGATGTGGACGTGGCGGTGTGTGACGGTTTTGTCGGTAACGTCGTTCTGAAAACCGGCGAGAGCGTGGCGCATACGATGAAGCAGTGGCTGACGGAATCGTTTTCCAGCACGCTGCTGCGGAGAGTCGGCGCCGGAATTTTAAAAGCGGCCGGCGCATTCAAAGAAATCAGAGTTAAAACCGACTCTGAAAGTTCCGGCGGCGCGCCGCTGCTCGGTGTTAATGGAATTTGCATTATCGGTCACGGTTCGTCATCGTCGTATGCCGTTTATAACGCCATTCGTGTTTCGATTGATGCGGCTGAACGAAACGTGAACGGATTGATCCAAGAAGAGATAACCCGGATTTTTGCCAACAGTGAATCCAGCGAATAA
- the rpmF gene encoding 50S ribosomal protein L32: protein MAVPKRKSSKSRTGRRKAQNMKRKITLAGLDAESGAPALPHRVCPATGKYKGRQVITVSDE, encoded by the coding sequence ATGGCTGTTCCAAAGAGAAAATCTTCAAAAAGCAGAACCGGGCGCCGTAAAGCACAGAATATGAAACGCAAAATTACGCTGGCCGGTTTGGATGCTGAAAGCGGCGCACCGGCACTGCCGCATCGCGTGTGCCCGGCGACCGGAAAATATAAAGGCCGGCAGGTCATTACCGTTTCAGACGAATAA
- a CDS encoding DUF177 domain-containing protein: MIINVARIPEQGLKIQENEPGEILELSAGDEFSPDGPVYCDFYVQVVSGMLIVRGTVSTALKVRCARCTQIFSTTVADSGFLRDYSGIEGTEEVDITEEIREAVLLNLPHFPLCTEMCKGLCVSCGGALNEGVCGCLETHEGGAWSALDKLKF, from the coding sequence ATGATCATTAACGTAGCCAGAATTCCTGAACAGGGATTAAAGATTCAAGAAAATGAGCCGGGTGAAATCCTGGAGCTCAGCGCCGGAGACGAATTCTCGCCGGACGGGCCGGTGTACTGCGATTTTTATGTTCAGGTGGTTTCCGGTATGCTGATTGTGCGCGGAACAGTGAGCACAGCGCTGAAAGTGCGGTGCGCAAGATGTACGCAAATTTTCTCGACAACGGTCGCCGATTCCGGTTTTCTGCGCGACTACTCTGGAATTGAAGGAACAGAGGAAGTGGATATTACAGAGGAGATCCGTGAAGCGGTTCTGCTGAATCTGCCGCATTTTCCTTTGTGCACAGAAATGTGCAAAGGACTGTGTGTGAGCTGTGGCGGAGCATTGAACGAAGGAGTCTGCGGATGTCTGGAAACGCATGAGGGCGGCGCGTGGAGTGCGCTGGATAAATTAAAATTTTAG
- the coaD gene encoding pantetheine-phosphate adenylyltransferase, whose product MSKKAIYAGTFDPLTLGHLDVVQRAAKIFPALIVAVAAESGKNTLFTQDERLDFVRVCLRNLPNVTVKTFDGLLVDYARQQGVSVLVRGLRAFSDFEYEFQMALTNRRLSPDIETMFLMPCEKYSYVSSTNVKQIARLGGNVNNFVPPPVIAALQKKILPGVPVFGLSRKT is encoded by the coding sequence ATGAGTAAGAAAGCGATTTATGCAGGGACGTTTGATCCGCTGACTCTGGGGCATCTGGATGTTGTGCAGCGCGCGGCGAAAATTTTTCCGGCACTGATCGTGGCAGTTGCCGCCGAGTCCGGGAAAAACACGCTTTTTACGCAGGATGAGCGGCTTGATTTTGTCCGGGTCTGTTTGCGGAATCTGCCGAATGTGACCGTGAAAACGTTCGACGGACTGCTGGTGGATTATGCACGGCAACAGGGGGTGAGCGTGCTGGTCCGGGGCTTGCGGGCATTCTCAGATTTCGAATATGAATTTCAGATGGCGCTGACCAACCGGCGGTTATCGCCGGATATTGAAACGATGTTTCTGATGCCGTGCGAAAAATACAGCTATGTAAGTTCTACGAATGTCAAACAGATCGCCAGACTTGGCGGCAATGTGAATAATTTTGTCCCGCCGCCGGTCATTGCTGCGCTGCAGAAAAAAATATTGCCCGGCGTGCCGGTCTTCGGACTTAGCAGGAAGACGTAG
- a CDS encoding RsmD family RNA methyltransferase, whose translation MRIISGKFGGRRFEVPENGMRPTKEQVREAVFSSLTARVAGARVLDLFAGAGGYGLEALSRGAVHVTAVEKAPAHWRILQQNFETVTGENGRAGSMNPPRTPHRGVPAAGNGRQECLPHTNSGNWRTVQSDVFDFLKDGGTFDLIFADPPYDDADLPQLAAAVEQVIAPDGLLVFEMRSSDPYSLPDKWTLNKKKKYGESRVLFLEKDNT comes from the coding sequence ATGAGAATTATCAGCGGAAAGTTTGGCGGACGGCGGTTTGAAGTGCCTGAAAACGGGATGCGGCCGACGAAGGAGCAGGTGCGTGAGGCGGTGTTTTCGTCGCTGACGGCACGTGTGGCCGGCGCGCGGGTGCTGGATTTGTTTGCCGGCGCCGGCGGGTATGGACTTGAAGCGCTGAGTCGCGGCGCGGTTCACGTTACAGCGGTGGAAAAGGCGCCGGCACACTGGAGGATTCTACAGCAAAACTTTGAAACAGTTACCGGCGAAAATGGCAGGGCGGGTTCGATGAATCCGCCGCGGACGCCTCATCGAGGTGTTCCTGCCGCCGGAAATGGCAGACAGGAATGTCTGCCCCACACAAATTCCGGTAATTGGAGAACGGTTCAGTCGGATGTGTTTGATTTTTTAAAAGACGGCGGAACGTTTGATCTGATTTTTGCAGATCCGCCGTATGACGATGCAGATCTGCCGCAACTGGCTGCGGCGGTGGAACAGGTTATTGCACCGGACGGGTTATTGGTATTTGAAATGCGGTCGTCCGATCCCTATAGTCTGCCGGATAAATGGACTTTGAATAAGAAAAAAAAATACGGGGAGAGCCGGGTGCTTTTTCTGGAAAAGGATAATACATGA
- a CDS encoding DNA adenine methylase yields the protein MKSPISYLGGKSLLAKQIVSMMPKHKAYIEPFCGAAWVFFEKEPSEVEVLNDMNLELVTFWRVVQNHLEEFLRHFKHCVISREIFDILNRTDTSTLTDVQRAVCFFYLQKMGYGGKTKGRTLTAYKERPPSLNLLTLEESILDVHWRMQKVMIERMDAVQCIQRYDTPDSLFYIDPPYYGHEKDYAVTMPREKFEEINACLSGVKGRFILSLNDVAAVRKIFAGFKIKSISTRYTASTGTGNRDKDRPEVLITNF from the coding sequence ATGAAAAGTCCGATCAGTTATCTGGGGGGAAAAAGCCTGCTGGCAAAACAGATTGTTTCGATGATGCCGAAACACAAGGCGTATATTGAGCCGTTCTGTGGCGCAGCATGGGTGTTCTTTGAAAAAGAACCGTCGGAAGTTGAGGTTCTGAACGACATGAATCTGGAACTTGTTACGTTCTGGCGCGTGGTGCAGAATCACTTGGAAGAATTTTTGCGGCATTTTAAACACTGCGTTATTTCGCGGGAGATCTTTGACATTTTAAATCGAACGGACACGTCTACGCTGACGGATGTACAGCGCGCTGTCTGTTTTTTCTACCTGCAGAAAATGGGTTACGGCGGAAAAACGAAGGGGCGGACGCTGACCGCGTATAAAGAGCGGCCGCCGTCGCTCAACCTTTTAACGCTGGAAGAAAGCATTCTGGACGTCCACTGGCGGATGCAAAAAGTCATGATTGAGCGGATGGACGCGGTGCAGTGCATCCAGCGCTATGACACACCGGATTCGCTGTTCTACATCGACCCGCCGTATTACGGCCATGAGAAAGATTATGCCGTCACGATGCCGCGTGAGAAATTCGAGGAAATAAACGCCTGTTTAAGTGGCGTTAAAGGCCGGTTTATTCTCTCATTAAACGATGTGGCGGCTGTGCGGAAAATCTTCGCAGGATTTAAAATAAAGAGTATTTCCACGCGATACACCGCATCGACCGGCACAGGAAACCGTGATAAGGATCGCCCAGAGGTTTTGATCACGAATTTTTGA
- a CDS encoding TIM barrel protein, protein MHLLIEPRSYGVISSPESALAVIAEAGSSNVRVVFDTAHMVGQNIPLGIAWATLKNKTQLIHLADNRPLDMRHATPGTGSVPWETMFNALSSLQEKVWLGIELLTFSPDCIGAYREALARLKQTAEKYGKADLFDFPVV, encoded by the coding sequence GTGCACCTGCTGATTGAGCCGCGTTCTTATGGCGTAATTTCATCGCCGGAAAGCGCACTTGCAGTGATCGCTGAAGCCGGCTCGTCGAATGTTCGCGTTGTCTTTGATACAGCGCACATGGTCGGTCAGAATATTCCGCTGGGTATCGCGTGGGCGACACTGAAAAACAAAACTCAGCTTATCCATCTCGCGGATAACCGTCCGCTGGATATGCGCCACGCAACGCCTGGAACCGGCTCCGTTCCGTGGGAGACGATGTTTAATGCACTCAGCAGTCTGCAGGAAAAGGTCTGGCTGGGCATCGAATTATTAACATTTTCTCCGGACTGTATCGGTGCGTATCGTGAAGCGCTGGCGCGCTTGAAACAAACTGCGGAGAAATACGGAAAGGCAGATTTGTTCGACTTCCCTGTGGTGTAA
- a CDS encoding pyocin knob domain-containing protein — MNTLPEIAEWTPGIYQLEIDDPVQGGAEGIDNLQAKQLAARTLWLKKKIESAFIGAGDGKVLLAEGDWNEYTNSGFFAGKEMANAPRDSLLPHLVQVFAFDDYVVQLSVCPYDGSLWLRSFSSNEWWHWERQGEGPDLITVGEAQYLVQLYDDRAKYVTINPTVKSTLLLPAADGGERFTFIRANSAGIRVQAPAGVSINGSPPGGYIEAVAGNERTASVVLVAVSDILWVAIGGLGTWHESRGAGLSAVRVFGIITNSGEATPAGGDFSGDISLV; from the coding sequence ATGGACACCAGGAATTTATCAGCTTGAAATCGACGATCCGGTTCAGGGCGGTGCAGAAGGAATCGACAACCTTCAGGCAAAGCAACTGGCCGCCCGAACATTGTGGCTAAAGAAAAAGATAGAGTCTGCGTTCATTGGCGCTGGTGACGGGAAAGTGCTGCTTGCTGAAGGCGACTGGAATGAATACACGAACTCTGGTTTTTTTGCCGGCAAGGAGATGGCGAATGCGCCGCGCGATTCTTTATTGCCGCACCTCGTCCAGGTGTTTGCTTTCGATGATTATGTCGTACAGCTTTCAGTTTGCCCTTACGACGGCTCTCTCTGGCTCCGTTCTTTTTCATCGAATGAATGGTGGCACTGGGAACGCCAGGGAGAAGGCCCTGATTTAATCACGGTGGGTGAAGCGCAGTATTTGGTTCAGCTTTATGACGATCGTGCGAAATATGTGACCATTAATCCGACGGTTAAATCAACACTGCTGCTTCCTGCAGCAGACGGTGGTGAACGCTTTACTTTTATTCGCGCAAACTCTGCCGGCATTCGTGTTCAGGCTCCTGCAGGCGTGTCAATTAATGGATCGCCGCCTGGCGGATATATTGAAGCAGTTGCCGGCAATGAAAGAACCGCCAGTGTCGTGCTGGTTGCCGTTAGTGACATTTTATGGGTTGCAATCGGCGGACTTGGAACCTGGCACGAATCTCGCGGCGCAGGACTTAGCGCGGTGCGCGTTTTTGGAATCATCACAAACAGTGGAGAGGCAACGCCTGCGGGCGGTGACTTCTCCGGAGACATTAGCCTGGTGTAA